ACACGGGCTACCAGCGCGACGGCGGCTTCGCCGAGCTGTGCGCGGCGGACGAGCGGTTCTGCTTTCCCGTTCCGGAGAATTATCCCGACCTCGAGGCCGCTCCGCTCCTGTGCGCCGGGCTGATCGGGTACCGGGCCCTGCACCTGGCCGGGGATGGAGAGCGGCTCGGGTTCTACGGCTTCGGCGCCGCCGCGCACATCCTCGCCCAGGTGGTCCGTTACCAGGGCCGCGAGCTCTACGCCTTCACCCGCTCCGGCGACGCGTCGGGACAGGCGCTCGCGCGGAGCCTCGGGGCCGTGTGGGCGGGAAGCTCCGACGAGCGGCCGCCCGAGCTCCTCGATGCGGCCATCGTCTTCGCGCCCGCCGGGGAGCTCGTGCCCGCGGCGCTCCGCGCCGTGTCGAAGGGCGGCTCGGTGGTCTGCGCGGGGATTCATATGAGCGACATCCCGTCGTTTCCCTACTCGATCCTCTGGGGCGAGCGCGTGGTTCGCTCCGTGGCCAACCTGACCCGCCGCGACGGGGAGGAGTTTCTCGCTCTTGCTCCGAAGGTGCCCCTGCGGACGAAGGTGCGGGCCTATCCTCTCGAGCGCGTGAACGAGGCCCTGGACGACCTGAGGGAGGGCCGGCTGGAGGGATCGGCGGTCATCGCCATGGAGCGCGAGCTGCTCCCTTCCTCCTAGCGGGGGGTTCTTTCCCCGCTGAACTTCTCCCGCCACGGCGGGCCTTGCGGTCACCGCTCCCGCTCCAATTTTTTTGCGCGAATTGGTCTTGACAAACGCCTTAAACTTTCACATGATATAAAATCAGTATCTCGTGGCGAGGGAGCCGCGAAAAGGAGAAGTTGTTATGGCGAAGCCCCCAAAACTGCAAGGGAGCAAGACGGAGGAAAATCTCCGGAAGGCGCTCAAGGAGGAGACCGCCACCTGGTACCGCTTCATGCGCTATGCCGAGCAGGCGATGAGGCAGGGCAGTGAGAAAGCGGCCAAGCTCTTCACTCGGGCGGCGCGGGATGAGCGCGAGCACGCCGAGCAGATCCTTTCTTTCCTCGATCGCCCGTCCTTGCTCGAAGCTCTCCACGAGGCGGCGGAGGACGAGGCGGCGGCCGCCCTTTCCCGCTACGCGAACTACGAGGCCACGGCTCGCCGCGAGGGGTTCGGCGCGGTAGCCGCGTTCTTCAAGGGCGCCGCGAGGGACGAGAAGCGGCACGAGGAGAAGTTCCGCTCCGCGCTCGAGGAGGAGCAGAGCTCCGAAAAACTCACGTTGGCGGACATGCTTTCCCTCTTCCGCATCGCGATCGTCGAGGAGGTCAAGGCCCAGAAGCTCTACACCGAACTCGCCGAGCGCTGCGGGAAACCGGCGCTCCGCCGCATGTTTCTCAAGCTCGTGGAGGACGAGGAGCGGCACGAGGAAACCCTCGTGAGCCGCTACAAGAGTTTCAAGGGCGGCGCCACTCCGCTGAGCACGTTCCCCAAGAAGAAGAGGCGTCGTGTAAAATGGTAGCTTTGTGACTTAGGAGCATCAAAAGGAGGTGCATCATGAACAAGAACGGACTTCGGTGGGCGGTGCTCTCGGCCCAGCTTCCCCCTGACCCCCTGTTTTCCAAGAAGAGAGGACCCGTCGTTTGAAACGATAGCTTCTAAACGGAGACGCACCAAGAAAAGGAGGTGCGTCATGAAAGGAGGTATACAATGAACAAGAAGAAACTTCGGTGGGCGGTGCTTTCGGTCCTGCTTACCATCGTCTTCTCCTTCCCCCTGCTCGTGATCCTGGCCGCCGACGGCATTTTCCTAGACGGAACCCAGCCGGGCGAGCTCTCCTCGAATCCCCTCGACCCTCCGGGCTGCGGCTGCCACAAGACGTTCGACGCTTCTTCGTTCCATGAGCCCTGGGACACGTGGGCCGGATCGATGATGGCGCAGGCGGCGCGGGATCCCATCTACTGGGCGACCCTCGACATCGCGGAGCAGGACGTCCCGACCGTGGGCGATTTCTGCATCCGCTGCCACTCTCCCCTTGGCTGGCTAGAGGGGCGCTCGGGCCCCCCCGGCGACCCCCCCTTCGACGGCTCCCTGCTTACGGGCGACGACTTCGAGGGGGTTTTCTGCGATTTCTGCCACCGTATGTACGAGGGGCCGTCGCCGCCCCCCTACACCGAGAACGGCCAGTACTGGATATCCCTCCTGACGGAGAAGCGCGGCCCCTACAGCGACTCCACGCCCCCGCACGGGGCCATCTACTCCCCCGATTTCCACGTCAACTCCACGATCTGCGGCGTCTGCCACAACGTGACGAACCCCCTCATCAACCTCGTTGACGACACCGGGGCGGACACGGGACTGAAATTCCCCATCGAGCGCACGTACAAGGAGTGGCTCCAGAGCGACTACGGCGATCCCGTATCCCCGGACTACACGACCTGCTCGGAGTGCCACCAGCCCTCCGTCCTGGATAAGAAGGCGGCCGGGGGCGGCGCCCCCGTGCGCGCCGAGGTGCCCATGCACCAGTTCGCGGGGGGCAACGTGTGGATGATGGATCTCCTGAAGGTCGAGGAATCGGGTCTCGGGCGCGACGAGAACTTCGACTGGACGAAGGCCCAGGCGCTCGACATGCTGCAGACCAAGTCGGCTACCATGGCCCTGGGCCTTCCGCCGTCGGTCGAGGAGGGCTACCTCATGGCGGTCGACGTGACTATCACGAACCTCACGGGCCATAAGCTGCCCACCGGCTATCCAGAGGGCCGCAGGATGTGGCTAAACCTCACGGCGAGCGACGTCGGGAGCGGCGTGTTCTTCGAGTCGGGCGCTTACGACACGGGCACGGCCGTGCTCACGCAAGACCCGCAGGTCAAGATCTACGAGGCCAAGCCGGGTATCTGGGGGACGGGGCCGACCTTCAACTTCGTCCTGAACAACTACTACCCCAAGGACAACCGGATCCCGCCCCTCGGCTTCGTGCCCGACATCGAGACGGAGCCGAAGGGCTACAGCTATCCCGACCTCGGCGGTGGGGTGCTCGCCCACTACGACACGACGACCTACCTCGTGCCCGTGCCCCTCGGGGTGACGGACCCCGTCACGGTCACGGCGACGCTGCGCTATCAGTCGAGCTCCAAGGAGTACATCGACTTCCTCGTATCGGAGAACACCACGACCACGCGCGGCACCGAGATGCAGACGCTGTGGGAGACTTACGGGAAGTCAGCGCCCGTGGACATGGTGAGCCAGTCGGGAGCGGTGCCCGCGAACCTGTGCGCGAGCGGAGTCCCACCCGACACCTTCCTGCTGGTCGACAAGACCGGTTTCGTGGCCCTCGACTGGACTCCGGAGGCGAACACGGCGTTCTACCGCGTCTACCGGTACACGCTGCCAGACATGTCGGACNNNNNNNNNNNNNNNNNNNNNNNNNNNNNNNNNNNNNNNNNNNNNNNNNNNNNNNNNNNNNNNNNNNNNNNNNNNNNNNNNNNNNNNNNNNNNNNNNNNNGCAACGGAGGGGTACTCCTGGTCGTTTGCCGCCGTGGAGACGGCAATGCCTGTGGGGTCGAGCACTGTTCCATCCGAGGCCACGCGCGCCCCGTAGATGTCATTAGGGCCTTCATCTTCCCAAACAACGAAATAGTCCGTCCCGTTCGAGGCCACGGAGGGATACACTTGCCAGTCCGCCGCCGTGGAGACGGCGATGCCTCCCGTCTCAGGCGGGCCGTCAAGGAGCAAGCCATCGGACGCCCGCAACCGCGCCCCGTAGATGTCAGACCATGTCGTGCCCCAGTTCCGTCCGTCCTCCCACGCGACGTAATCGTCCGTTCCGTTCGAGGCTGCCGAGGGTTCGTACTGGCCGCCGGACGCCGTGGAGACGGGGATACCTCCCGTATCCGGCGGGCCGTCTAGGAGCAAGCCATCGGATGCCCGCACCCGTGCCCCATAGATGTCGGGGCCACCACCGTTTCGACGGTCTTCCCACACCACAAAATAGTCCGTCCCGTTCGAAGCAACGGAGGGGTACTCCTGGTCGTTTGCCGCCGTGGAGACGGCAATGCCTGTGGGGTCGAGCACTGTTCCATCCGAGGCCACGCGCGTTCCGTAGATGTCCCAGTCCGTCCCGCTTCGGTCGTCATGCCACGCGACGAAATAGTCCGTTCCGTTTGAAGCCACGGAGGGATACTGCTGGTCGTTTGCCGCCGTGGAGATGGCGATGCCCGAGGGGTCGAGCACCGTCCCATCCGGGGCCACGCGCGTTCCGTAGATGTTGTTGCCGTTATCCCACGCGACGAAATAGTCCGTTCCGTTCGAAGCTGCCGAGGGGTTCCTCGGGTTGCCCGCCGCCGTATAGATGGGGATACCCATGGGGTCGAGCATCGTCCCATCCGAGGCCACGCGCGCCCCGTAGATGTCCCCGCCCGTGCCGCTTCGGTTGTCCCGCCACGCGACGAAATAGTCCGTCCCGTTCGAGGCCACCGAGGGAGACGACTGGTTGCCTGACGCCGGGCCAATCACCGCATTCGAATCCACCAGAAACTCCGGCCCCACCGTAGGGTCGATCAGGATGGGGTATTGGGCGTTTTCAAGAAACTCGTGCGGTACCTCGAACAGAATCTCGTGATCGGCTGCAAGTGAAGGCCGAATTCTTTCCAGACGCCCCGCGCTGTCCACCACGGTTACGTTGGATAAGGTTACTTGACCTTCCTCTCGCCAGGCCGGAAATACCAGCCCTTCATCATGCACCTCCGGCTCGCCCACAGCCCGGATCGCAACACGCACGCGCAACGCCGAAGCATCGGGGCTGAGCGGTTCGTCGATCGTCCAGTAGATTTCCATCCCTTCCTCACCGCGGTTTCGCACGAAAGGCGTAACGCCGTCGCGTGCTTCTCCCCGAAGCAGGCCGGGCGCGTGCTCCTCCAGGCGGTTTTTTCCAAACACCGTCCGCGTGACGCCTCCCCGCTCGAAGCTCACCGAAAGTATCTCTAAATCAGGTTTTTCCTTATTTCCTTGCGCGAAATACCTCAGCCCGTCCTCGCCAAACTCCGCCTGGAAGCGCGGCGTCTCATGAAGGAAAGCATTCCCTTTGGAAACAAAAGGACGCTCGCCCCTCGTTTCGGCGCGGAATCCTTGCTTGGGGGGTTCTTCGGGAAGGCCGCGGTTTTTCCTTACCGTGCGGATGACTTCGTTCAGGTCGAAGGGGACGTTTGCTATCTCGACTTCGCCGCCGACGCGCGGCGGGCCTTTCCCTGGGGATGCGGGCGCTTCACCTCCCCATACGGCCGAGGCAGCCGCGAGCGTGAAGCCAATCCAAGTTGCCGCTCCTTTCATTCCCGGTCTCCTTTTTACACACCATTATAGAATTCGCCGTCTCGGCAAGTCAACCGCGGCTTCCCTTACACTACCTCTGCGCTCCCTCGGATTTGCAGCTTCGGCGAAGTTAAGCTATCCTAATGCCTTCGATACACGAGAGACTTTGTTATGGCGCGACACTGTGAAATCTGCGGCAAGGGCATACTCACGGGCATGAACGTGAGCAAGTCTAACAACCGCACGCACCGCCGCTGGCTCCCTAACCTCCAGCGCGTGCGCGCGAAGGTGGACGGGCGCACGAAGCGCATACGCGTGTGCACCCGGTGCCTGCGCGCCGGCAGAGTCGAAAAAGCCTCCTAAACGGATTGACCCCTGTGCGCCGCGAGGCGCACGGGTGTTATTTCTTCGCCCCGGCCTCCTTGAGGAGCTCCACAATCCTGGTATAGCCTCCCCCTTGCGCCCGCTTCAGGGCGGTCCGGCCGTCCTTGGCCTTTCCCTTCAAGTCCGCCCCCGCCTCGAGTAAGGCCTCTACCGACTCGATCTGGCCGTACTCCGCCGCCAGCATCAGGGCGGTCCGGCCTTCCTTGTCCCTTTCGTTCAGGTCCGCGCCCGCCTCAATGAGAGCCGTTACCGCCTGGATGCGGTCCATCCTTATCGCCATCAGCAGGGCGGTCCAGCCGTCATTGTCCCTCTCGTTCAGGTCCGCGCCCGCCTCGATGAGAGCCTCTATCGCCTCGATGCGGGTCACCTTTACCGTCAACAGCAGGGCAGTCACGCCCTCCCTGTCCTTCTCGTTCAAGTCCGCACCCGCATCAATGAGAGCCTTTACCGCCTCGACGCTGCCCTCCTTTGCCGCAAACATCAGGGCGGTCCAGTTTCTTTGGTCCTTCTCGTTCAAATCCGCTCCCGCATCAATGAAAATCTTTGTCGCCTCGACGTAGCCCTCCCTCACCGTCGTCATCAGGGCGGTCCAGCCTCTTTGGTCTCTCTCGTTCAAGTCCGCGCCCGCCGCGATGAGGGCATTCATCACCTCGATGTTGTTATCCTGTGCCGCCGCTATCAGGGCCGTCCGGCCTCTTTTATCCGTCTCGTTCAAGTCCGCGCCCGCCGCGATGAGGATCTTCGCCGCCTCGCTGTAACCTTCCATTACCGCCAATATCAGGGCGGTCCGGCCGTCCCGGCTCATCTCGTTCAAGGCCGCGCCCGCCCTGATGAGGGCTTCTACCAACTCGATGTGGTTCTCCCTTACCGCCAATATCAGGGCGGTCCTGCCTCCTTTGTCCG
The DNA window shown above is from Acidobacteriota bacterium and carries:
- a CDS encoding zinc-dependent alcohol dehydrogenase family protein, translated to MRAAVFEAPTSLRRSVHLPKPCGRQATRRRERPLKITELPDPKPGAKEVLVRVRACAVCRTDLHVVDGDLQEPKLPLVPGHQIVGTVVGLGKEARRFSAGDRIGVPWLGGSCGECPYCRSGRENLCDTARYTGYQRDGGFAELCAADERFCFPVPENYPDLEAAPLLCAGLIGYRALHLAGDGERLGFYGFGAAAHILAQVVRYQGRELYAFTRSGDASGQALARSLGAVWAGSSDERPPELLDAAIVFAPAGELVPAALRAVSKGGSVVCAGIHMSDIPSFPYSILWGERVVRSVANLTRRDGEEFLALAPKVPLRTKVRAYPLERVNEALDDLREGRLEGSAVIAMERELLPSS
- a CDS encoding 50S ribosomal protein L28, which codes for MARHCEICGKGILTGMNVSKSNNRTHRRWLPNLQRVRAKVDGRTKRIRVCTRCLRAGRVEKAS
- a CDS encoding ankyrin repeat domain-containing protein codes for the protein MEKGTCLLLALLLVVHASETAFSAPRGGRGGALSSAAREGDVEKVKALLSAGEKVNVKDRSGRTALMVAIEEGHIEVAKVLIEASGPQLNETDKGGRTALILAVRENHIELVEALIRAGAALNEMSRDGRTALILAVMEGYSEAAKILIAAGADLNETDKRGRTALIAAAQDNNIEVMNALIAAGADLNERDQRGWTALMTTVREGYVEATKIFIDAGADLNEKDQRNWTALMFAAKEGSVEAVKALIDAGADLNEKDREGVTALLLTVKVTRIEAIEALIEAGADLNERDNDGWTALLMAIRMDRIQAVTALIEAGADLNERDKEGRTALMLAAEYGQIESVEALLEAGADLKGKAKDGRTALKRAQGGGYTRIVELLKEAGAKK